A stretch of Spirosoma oryzicola DNA encodes these proteins:
- a CDS encoding GNAT family N-acetyltransferase: protein MISIRPGTRADVPQAFALVTELAVYELAADQVSNTAEQMADDGFGANPLFGLLVAEESESQKIVGIALYYFRYSTWKGKRLYLEDIIVTEDFRGYGIGKLLLDATIEMARETHCTGMMWQVLDWNKPAIGFYQQFGTRFDDGWTNCHLDF from the coding sequence ATGATTTCTATCCGCCCCGGCACCCGTGCCGACGTTCCGCAGGCTTTTGCCTTAGTTACCGAACTTGCCGTTTACGAATTAGCCGCTGATCAGGTCTCGAACACCGCCGAGCAGATGGCCGACGACGGTTTTGGCGCAAACCCGCTCTTCGGACTGCTTGTCGCCGAAGAATCTGAAAGTCAGAAAATCGTTGGTATCGCGTTGTATTATTTCCGGTACTCGACCTGGAAAGGCAAGCGGCTTTATCTGGAAGACATTATCGTTACCGAAGACTTCCGGGGGTACGGCATTGGGAAGCTGCTCTTAGACGCGACTATCGAGATGGCCCGCGAGACGCATTGTACCGGTATGATGTGGCAGGTTCTGGACTGGAATAAGCCCGCCATCGGTTTTTATCAGCAGTTCGGAACCCGGTTCGATGATGGATGGACCAACTGCCATCTGGATTTTTAG
- a CDS encoding SusC/RagA family TonB-linked outer membrane protein — translation MRKVLLLSFLLVCSTWALTWAQGRTVTGKVTSAEDGTTLPGVSVVVKGTTVGAVTDGNGSYSISAPAKGALVFSFIGMASKEVEIGASSVIDVILTTDTKQLSEVVVTGVGVATDKRKIAISVESVSGKDLPQTPSASVDQALIGKIPGAQITSRSGTPGADVNILLRGINTINRGTQPMILIDGIQMGATSLQTIDLNSIERVEVVQGAAAATIYGAQGANGVIQLFTKKGKNGQLNIDFSSSIAQNTFLNNGGVSKAQYHAFATDASNNIIGSSGRPIVYDAVNGIYSENVQYNSIDPTATNSKPYDANLKYHDHFAYFFKPANTTNNSIAITGGSQKADFGLSVSNSHQESNIRDNGYWDRSNLSANIGAQLAKGLTLRSITQLAYTKSTLKSLDRTILYNLLNAYPLADFDLTTTDGSIPLNMNQTIGINASNPSYRQAYTRNNDNKVDIIQNLNLNYKFPKYVDLDLKYGLNYQTQNRDLEYLNQANNANNKYWITQGSVNFITNSYNGSNFNSTNTGDLTKYTNSKVFQNFLATATATFDFKEDFHLNLPIRSTTQALFDWRNSQIKEYTSAGIGLPAAYSPYNAANTTSWRVYRDYVEPFITYGYLVNQRFEIGDFAGFSGGFRSDYSSAFGQGSKPFTFPRGDAYLRLSALKFWQNSTVNGFLPELKLRAAYGQAGIQPQPFDRYVTITPTTVGNTTAFYYANQQPNPALGVEVSEELEIGTDMVFSLFKGSSWLNAIALSATYWDRKTKDAIYQIDVAPSIGLGKLTDNAFTLGSNGLQMSLNSTVYQGSNLKWNTTVNFGKQSSQIIAVRGDAPIIVTSNAGSTNYVLKAGEKIGQLYGYKTIHDVDARDANGNPFIATADQENYTLASNGYVVNKATKQPYFTADKFSFGDPNPKFNMSFINDVTFESFLTFGVQFDWVNGNHLYNQTKEWMYRDGIHSDYTKPFTIDGQTGAWTAFYRGIYAQRTANGTKDYFYEDASFLRLRNISVGIDFAKVFKIPAVKRLQLVLSGRNLWTLTKYTGFDPEISSGTSNSAWDRGTDHSTMPNFKSYQASLNFGF, via the coding sequence ATGAGGAAAGTTTTACTATTGAGCTTCCTTCTGGTATGCTCAACCTGGGCGTTGACCTGGGCGCAAGGACGGACGGTTACGGGTAAGGTAACTTCCGCTGAAGATGGTACCACGCTTCCCGGCGTGTCCGTAGTTGTCAAAGGAACCACAGTCGGCGCTGTCACCGATGGTAACGGGAGTTATTCAATTTCTGCTCCGGCAAAAGGAGCTTTGGTTTTTTCCTTTATTGGCATGGCTTCGAAAGAAGTTGAGATCGGTGCCAGTTCAGTAATCGACGTTATACTAACGACCGATACAAAGCAACTCTCCGAAGTGGTTGTAACCGGAGTTGGTGTCGCCACTGATAAGCGGAAGATCGCGATCTCGGTTGAATCAGTTTCCGGTAAAGATTTACCCCAAACGCCCTCGGCTTCGGTTGACCAGGCTCTGATCGGTAAAATTCCCGGCGCGCAAATCACCAGCCGGAGTGGTACACCCGGTGCCGACGTTAATATTCTGTTGCGGGGTATCAACACCATCAACCGGGGAACCCAGCCTATGATCCTGATCGACGGGATTCAGATGGGAGCGACCAGTCTGCAAACCATCGATCTGAACTCGATTGAGCGCGTCGAAGTGGTACAGGGAGCCGCTGCCGCTACCATTTACGGTGCGCAGGGTGCCAATGGCGTTATTCAGTTATTTACCAAAAAGGGTAAGAACGGGCAGCTAAACATCGATTTCTCGTCCAGCATTGCCCAAAACACCTTTCTGAACAATGGTGGCGTCAGCAAAGCCCAATACCACGCGTTTGCTACCGATGCCAGCAACAACATTATCGGTTCATCGGGCAGACCAATCGTATATGATGCCGTCAATGGGATTTATTCGGAGAACGTACAATACAACTCGATTGATCCAACTGCGACCAACAGCAAACCGTACGACGCTAATCTGAAATACCACGATCACTTTGCGTATTTCTTCAAGCCAGCGAATACGACCAACAATAGTATTGCGATCACCGGTGGTAGTCAGAAAGCCGATTTCGGTTTGTCTGTTTCCAACAGCCATCAGGAAAGTAATATTCGGGACAACGGTTACTGGGACCGGAGCAACTTGTCCGCTAACATTGGGGCACAGTTAGCCAAAGGGCTGACCCTGCGGTCGATCACGCAGCTTGCCTACACGAAGAGTACGCTCAAATCATTGGACCGGACCATTTTGTACAACCTACTGAATGCGTATCCATTGGCCGATTTCGACCTGACAACCACGGATGGTTCTATTCCGCTGAATATGAACCAGACCATCGGTATCAATGCGTCGAACCCATCGTATCGGCAGGCGTACACCCGCAACAACGACAATAAGGTTGACATCATTCAGAACCTGAACCTGAATTACAAATTTCCGAAGTACGTTGACCTGGATCTGAAATACGGACTGAACTACCAGACCCAAAACCGCGATCTAGAGTACCTTAACCAGGCTAATAATGCCAATAATAAGTATTGGATCACGCAGGGATCGGTTAACTTCATTACTAACAGTTACAATGGTTCTAACTTTAACTCCACAAATACGGGAGATTTAACGAAGTATACGAACAGTAAAGTATTCCAGAACTTCCTGGCGACGGCTACAGCTACCTTCGATTTTAAAGAAGACTTTCATTTGAATCTTCCGATCCGATCAACGACACAGGCCCTGTTCGACTGGCGGAATAGCCAGATAAAAGAATACACTAGTGCGGGCATTGGCCTTCCAGCCGCTTATTCTCCGTACAATGCAGCTAACACAACCTCGTGGCGGGTGTATCGCGATTATGTAGAGCCGTTCATTACGTACGGGTATCTGGTGAACCAACGGTTTGAAATTGGCGACTTTGCGGGTTTCTCGGGCGGTTTCCGGAGTGACTATTCCTCTGCGTTCGGTCAGGGTTCTAAACCCTTTACCTTCCCGCGTGGTGATGCTTACCTGCGTTTGTCGGCCCTGAAATTCTGGCAGAACAGCACCGTTAACGGGTTTCTTCCTGAGCTAAAACTACGGGCGGCTTATGGTCAGGCCGGTATCCAGCCGCAGCCGTTTGACCGGTACGTGACCATCACCCCCACGACGGTAGGCAACACAACGGCATTCTATTACGCCAACCAGCAGCCAAATCCAGCGCTAGGGGTGGAGGTATCGGAAGAACTGGAAATCGGGACCGACATGGTATTCAGCTTATTTAAGGGTAGCAGCTGGTTGAACGCCATTGCGCTGTCGGCTACGTACTGGGACCGGAAAACAAAAGACGCCATTTACCAGATTGACGTAGCGCCTTCTATTGGTCTGGGTAAGCTAACAGATAATGCGTTCACACTGGGTTCGAATGGCCTTCAGATGTCGTTAAATTCGACGGTTTATCAGGGTTCGAATCTTAAATGGAATACGACCGTCAACTTTGGTAAGCAATCATCGCAGATCATTGCGGTTCGGGGCGATGCACCAATTATTGTTACGTCCAACGCCGGAAGCACAAACTACGTCCTGAAAGCTGGTGAAAAAATTGGTCAGCTATACGGTTACAAAACCATCCACGATGTCGATGCACGGGATGCGAACGGCAATCCGTTTATCGCCACGGCGGATCAGGAAAATTACACGCTGGCCAGCAACGGATACGTGGTTAACAAAGCCACGAAGCAGCCTTACTTCACGGCGGACAAGTTTAGCTTCGGTGATCCAAACCCGAAATTCAACATGTCGTTTATCAACGACGTGACGTTCGAGAGCTTCCTGACGTTCGGCGTTCAATTTGACTGGGTAAACGGTAACCACCTGTACAACCAGACCAAAGAGTGGATGTATCGGGATGGTATCCACAGTGATTACACAAAACCCTTCACGATTGATGGACAGACGGGTGCCTGGACGGCTTTCTATCGGGGCATTTACGCACAACGGACCGCCAACGGAACCAAAGATTATTTCTACGAAGACGCATCGTTCCTACGGCTGAGGAATATTTCGGTCGGTATTGATTTCGCGAAAGTGTTCAAGATTCCGGCTGTCAAAAGACTGCAACTGGTGCTGTCGGGACGTAACCTCTGGACGCTTACCAAATACACCGGTTTCGATCCTGAAATCAGCTCAGGAACGTCGAACTCGGCCTGGGACAGAGGAACTGACCATAGCACGATGCCGAACTTCAAGTCGTACCAGGCTTCTTTAAACTTTGGCTTTTAA
- the trmD gene encoding tRNA (guanosine(37)-N1)-methyltransferase TrmD, with translation MRIDIITCLPRLLDSFFGHSILQRAQQGGYVEVVVHDLRDFTADKHRRVDDYAFGGGAGMVMQIEPIATCIRSLQEQRTYDEIIYMTPDGERLNQQTANSLSLRQNLIILCGHYKGVDERVREMFITKEISIGDYVLSGGELAAAVLSDAIIRLLPGVLNDETSALTDSFQDNLLAPPVYTRPAEFEGHRVPDILLSGHEAKIDEWRHEQALARTRARRPDLLD, from the coding sequence ATGAGGATTGATATTATAACCTGTCTGCCGCGTCTGCTCGATAGCTTTTTTGGCCATTCTATTTTGCAACGAGCCCAACAGGGAGGATATGTAGAAGTAGTCGTCCATGACCTGCGCGATTTTACGGCGGATAAGCATCGGCGGGTAGATGATTATGCGTTCGGTGGGGGCGCGGGGATGGTGATGCAGATCGAACCGATTGCCACTTGCATCCGGTCGCTACAGGAGCAACGGACCTACGACGAGATCATTTACATGACGCCCGACGGCGAGCGACTGAACCAGCAGACGGCTAACTCCTTATCGCTGCGCCAGAACCTAATCATTCTTTGCGGTCATTACAAAGGCGTTGATGAACGTGTTCGGGAAATGTTCATCACGAAAGAAATCAGTATTGGTGATTACGTATTGTCGGGTGGCGAACTGGCTGCGGCTGTTTTATCCGATGCTATCATTCGGCTTCTGCCGGGTGTGCTGAATGACGAAACCTCGGCATTGACCGATTCGTTTCAGGATAATTTATTAGCTCCTCCCGTGTATACCCGCCCGGCAGAGTTTGAAGGACATCGAGTGCCGGACATCCTGCTGTCCGGCCATGAAGCTAAAATTGACGAGTGGCGGCATGAACAGGCGTTGGCCCGTACGCGCGCCCGACGCCCGGATTTACTAGACTAA
- a CDS encoding DUF4403 family protein: MSRFLVVRLAIGWLFVNLLSCQSSHNRLNPQAPKEAYNTTEMEVRNERFLSTVHVPVSIALEDVERQINAQVNGLIYEDNSLEDNNNDNFMTKVWKRGTIIVNAQDSLFHFVVPLKIWAKAGVSVLGFTQYKETEFEIDLRFKTKFDLERDWSVHTQTQGDGYGWVRRPTVSFVGLNIPITNIVGRLIDKNLSSITKTLDQQIRRNVDLRTPVLKAWNTLREPYLVSEKYRTYLQVVPKRILITPLRFEGRTIRSTIGIEGYTLTTTGAKPDVRPAVSLPDLTVVPQVKDDFQIGLLSEASYQEAARIASEEFVGKTFSFNNDRYSVTIASMEMYGQNENLIIKAGLKGTVNGDIYLKGQPYYDPQSQTISLRDLKYDLDTRNILQQSASWLLKGTLARTLEKQLTIPVGSQIAEMQKLLQEKLKNNQLAKGVVINGRIDEIKPDQVYLTPTAILAVVNARGQINVKVDGLQ, encoded by the coding sequence ATGAGTCGTTTTCTCGTGGTTCGTCTGGCGATTGGCTGGCTGTTTGTTAACTTGCTTAGTTGCCAATCTTCGCACAATCGTTTAAACCCACAAGCGCCGAAAGAGGCCTATAACACCACCGAAATGGAAGTCCGTAACGAACGCTTTCTGTCAACCGTGCATGTTCCTGTATCCATTGCGTTGGAGGATGTGGAGCGGCAGATAAACGCGCAGGTCAATGGTCTGATCTACGAAGACAACAGTCTGGAAGATAACAACAACGACAACTTTATGACGAAGGTCTGGAAGCGGGGAACGATTATCGTGAATGCTCAGGATAGCCTTTTTCATTTCGTAGTTCCGTTAAAAATCTGGGCAAAAGCGGGCGTTTCGGTGTTAGGATTCACGCAATACAAAGAAACTGAGTTTGAGATTGACCTTCGGTTCAAAACCAAGTTCGACCTGGAGCGCGATTGGTCTGTTCATACCCAGACGCAGGGTGACGGGTATGGCTGGGTACGTCGGCCTACGGTGAGTTTCGTGGGACTAAATATCCCGATCACGAATATTGTCGGGCGACTGATCGACAAGAATTTAAGCAGCATTACCAAGACGCTGGATCAGCAGATTCGTCGCAACGTTGACCTTCGAACACCGGTATTAAAGGCCTGGAATACCCTACGCGAACCGTACCTTGTTTCGGAGAAATACCGGACATATCTGCAAGTCGTGCCGAAACGTATTCTGATCACACCGCTCCGCTTCGAAGGACGGACTATCCGGTCTACGATTGGTATCGAAGGCTATACCCTCACGACAACGGGCGCAAAACCTGACGTGCGCCCGGCAGTTTCATTGCCCGATCTGACCGTTGTGCCGCAGGTGAAAGACGATTTCCAGATTGGACTGCTCAGTGAAGCCAGTTATCAGGAAGCCGCCCGAATTGCCTCGGAGGAGTTCGTCGGCAAAACGTTTTCGTTCAACAATGACCGGTACAGCGTCACGATCGCCAGCATGGAAATGTATGGTCAGAACGAAAATCTCATCATCAAAGCGGGCCTGAAAGGAACGGTCAATGGCGACATCTATCTCAAAGGCCAGCCTTACTACGATCCGCAAAGCCAGACGATTTCGTTGAGGGATCTAAAGTATGACCTTGACACGCGCAACATCCTTCAGCAATCGGCTAGCTGGCTGCTAAAGGGAACACTCGCCCGGACGCTGGAAAAGCAACTGACCATTCCGGTGGGTTCGCAGATCGCTGAAATGCAGAAGTTACTTCAGGAGAAGTTGAAGAATAATCAGTTAGCAAAAGGTGTTGTGATAAACGGGCGGATTGACGAAATCAAACCAGATCAGGTTTATCTGACACCCACTGCTATACTGGCTGTTGTAAATGCTCGTGGTCAGATAAATGTAAAAGTAGACGGGTTGCAGTAG
- the rimM gene encoding ribosome maturation factor RimM (Essential for efficient processing of 16S rRNA), translating to MTKDDCYQLGHITKTHGVSGELVLYLDVDNPDEYADLESVLLEVKGELIPYFIESIAIVKGSRAIVAFEDIDTIEQAERLINCGAFLPLDELEPITDETRFYFHEIVGYQIVDEKEGSLGTVRGVYAMNAQDLIAMDYLGKEVLIPINSDIVRTVDRTNQKLNVALPDGLLAIYMEEDSNEKPEVDGDQDHTDED from the coding sequence ATGACTAAAGACGATTGCTATCAGCTAGGCCATATCACCAAGACGCACGGCGTCAGTGGTGAGTTAGTGCTTTATTTAGACGTTGACAATCCCGATGAGTATGCCGATCTTGAGTCGGTTTTGCTCGAAGTAAAGGGGGAGTTGATTCCTTATTTTATTGAATCCATCGCTATCGTGAAAGGTAGCCGGGCGATTGTGGCCTTCGAAGACATCGATACCATTGAGCAGGCCGAACGACTCATCAACTGCGGAGCGTTTTTGCCTCTTGATGAACTGGAGCCGATTACGGACGAAACCCGCTTTTACTTCCACGAGATCGTCGGCTATCAAATTGTTGATGAGAAAGAAGGCTCGCTGGGTACCGTTCGGGGCGTTTACGCCATGAATGCGCAGGACCTGATTGCTATGGATTACCTCGGCAAAGAGGTGCTGATTCCCATCAATAGCGATATCGTTCGCACGGTTGATCGGACCAACCAGAAGTTAAACGTTGCGCTTCCGGACGGACTGCTGGCGATTTACATGGAAGAAGACAGCAACGAAAAGCCGGAAGTTGACGGAGATCAAGATCATACCGATGAGGATTGA
- a CDS encoding RagB/SusD family nutrient uptake outer membrane protein, with protein MNKLKILALTLAFSGFMASCKEQLDVKNPNQPSSPALKTETGLVSFGEGFYITGFKDVKYYDGVPGYFWSGAIGNHELMGDVIGTDIANVFINQIGAPNQITLDDGTVLLNPNSPNKQIDFIRITANVNSTGFQNSTYYEWAYMYNMNNAANTILSNIDAVTFTGAADTKKGVLKAWAYWWKGYAYSRIGSMYYAGIINDKANGEALNGTNGNYVSKETMIAEANKNLDAAATILAGLTVNTDYTATMEGLIPSFNRVGRGGVLTPAMWQRNINTMKARNLLVNTRVSAMTAAQWADIITLTTNGIQASDFVFTGRSNTTGDFLSPTAGTVSAKTTGANNTYKITERLIQDFKTGDLRFTNNFRRRTAPYIGEASRGNSFFTRYDLINRGAAGSEGSTSVITYSNLNAGGYELYLASSYEENQLMKAEALINTGKIEDGLALIDEVRKFQGAGLPAVAGTNLSLDVAKEELRRERRVGLLFRALSFYDARRWGLLETGRKGAVALSRTGAVSTNATINYGYLDYWDVPDNEIVYNPPASGSAPTKNPKTN; from the coding sequence ATGAATAAGTTAAAAATACTTGCCTTAACGCTGGCTTTCTCAGGCTTTATGGCATCCTGTAAAGAACAATTAGACGTTAAGAACCCCAACCAACCGTCGTCACCGGCCCTGAAAACGGAAACGGGTCTGGTCTCTTTCGGCGAAGGCTTTTATATCACGGGTTTTAAAGATGTAAAATACTACGATGGCGTACCGGGTTATTTCTGGTCGGGGGCCATTGGCAATCACGAACTGATGGGCGACGTGATCGGGACGGATATTGCTAACGTCTTTATCAACCAGATCGGTGCGCCGAATCAGATTACGCTCGACGACGGTACGGTGTTGCTTAATCCAAACTCACCCAATAAGCAGATTGATTTCATCCGGATTACGGCGAACGTCAACTCGACGGGCTTCCAGAACTCGACCTACTACGAGTGGGCATACATGTACAACATGAACAATGCCGCCAACACGATTCTGTCTAACATTGACGCGGTAACGTTTACGGGAGCTGCTGACACGAAGAAGGGCGTGTTGAAAGCGTGGGCCTATTGGTGGAAAGGGTACGCGTACTCCCGGATTGGCTCCATGTATTATGCCGGTATTATCAATGATAAGGCCAATGGCGAAGCCCTGAACGGTACAAACGGCAATTATGTGTCAAAAGAGACCATGATCGCCGAAGCAAATAAAAACCTCGATGCGGCTGCTACCATTCTGGCTGGCTTAACGGTTAATACGGATTACACAGCAACGATGGAAGGGCTTATTCCAAGCTTCAACCGAGTCGGTAGAGGGGGCGTATTGACACCTGCGATGTGGCAACGGAATATCAATACCATGAAAGCCCGGAACCTCCTGGTTAACACCCGCGTCAGTGCGATGACGGCTGCGCAATGGGCCGACATCATTACTCTGACAACAAACGGTATACAGGCGTCTGATTTTGTTTTCACGGGCCGGTCAAACACAACTGGCGATTTCCTGTCACCGACTGCCGGGACCGTTTCTGCGAAAACCACCGGAGCGAACAACACCTATAAAATCACCGAGCGCCTGATTCAGGATTTCAAGACGGGTGACCTTCGTTTTACCAATAACTTTAGACGAAGAACGGCTCCCTACATCGGTGAAGCGTCGCGGGGTAACTCGTTTTTTACCCGCTATGACCTGATCAATCGAGGGGCTGCCGGTTCGGAAGGCAGTACGTCTGTCATTACGTATTCAAACTTGAATGCGGGCGGGTATGAATTGTATCTGGCCAGTTCGTACGAAGAAAACCAGTTGATGAAAGCCGAAGCCTTGATCAATACTGGCAAAATTGAAGATGGCCTTGCCCTGATCGACGAAGTTCGCAAATTTCAAGGCGCTGGTTTGCCCGCCGTTGCCGGAACAAACCTGTCGCTGGACGTTGCTAAAGAAGAACTACGGCGCGAACGACGTGTCGGTCTGCTGTTCCGCGCCCTGTCTTTCTACGATGCCCGGCGCTGGGGTTTGCTGGAAACTGGTCGCAAAGGGGCTGTTGCGCTGAGCCGTACCGGCGCTGTCAGCACGAACGCTACCATCAATTACGGCTACCTGGATTACTGGGATGTGCCCGACAACGAAATTGTCTATAATCCACCGGCAAGCGGAAGTGCACCGACGAAAAATCCGAAGACCAATTAA
- a CDS encoding transglycosylase domain-containing protein: MTYRQRKAIRIAGWVFLSIFLIGCVGAVIAYVKRESLLKSGLERAIRKAKRDYNLDVRIGSAKFTGLSSVAFTDISVVPEERDSLARIQRVEVAVRFWPLLAGKIGLSGMTLENGLVQVVKRDSLTNIDFLLRRSRDSTKKESSRRADLSNVAENLIDNILSKIPDDLNISNLEFRGIENKTRLSLLTQTASINDEVVASTLKLNGNEATWHVTGTADPADREYDLALYADGKPLELAYIQKRFNLKLQADTVRAQLRDVDRAGDEFRLEGVGSVRNLRINHPAIARTDVLVPQASMDANLFVGENYVGVDSSSVLRLGEASARPFVKYTLKPAKIYEVQLHTDQQDAQAVFNSFPQGLFESLEGMQVAGKLKYDMVFQLDTSLPDSVKFESGLTQEGFKILKMGRTDFTIINQPFIYTPYEKDKPVRDIVVGPDNPDYTPLNQISPDLRNALLTSEDYNFFTHKGFNEKAFRVSIATNFKEKSFKRGASTISMQLVKNAFLNRNKTLSRKVEEILIVWLIENERIISKERMYEVYLNIIEWGRNIYGIGEAARYYFSKRPADLNLGESIFLAFVVPRPKRALDWFLPDGSLQARNVRGYFRLIGRIMARRGLTAPDSGAYGFYNVRLREGLRRQIAPVDSLYQTDSLMTEPIDGIDVENDEGNGIGNFFRRLFKGSKSDRDNNRTDEQPTVQPESNTPFSGETAPTDTVKTRKQLRQERRERKRREKEEERLREESGNP, from the coding sequence ATGACGTATCGTCAACGTAAAGCCATCAGAATTGCTGGCTGGGTATTTCTAAGTATATTTTTGATCGGCTGTGTAGGAGCGGTTATCGCCTACGTTAAACGCGAGAGCTTACTCAAATCCGGTCTTGAGCGGGCCATTCGCAAAGCGAAGCGAGATTATAATCTCGACGTTCGAATTGGCTCGGCCAAATTCACGGGTCTGAGTTCGGTGGCTTTTACGGATATATCGGTTGTTCCCGAAGAGCGCGACAGCCTTGCTCGCATCCAGCGCGTGGAAGTGGCCGTCCGGTTCTGGCCCCTTCTGGCCGGTAAAATTGGACTGTCGGGTATGACGCTGGAAAACGGTCTGGTACAGGTCGTCAAGCGCGACTCGCTGACAAACATCGATTTTCTGCTTCGCCGGAGTCGCGATTCAACGAAAAAGGAAAGTAGTCGGCGGGCGGATCTATCCAATGTCGCCGAAAACCTCATTGATAATATCCTCTCAAAAATTCCTGACGATCTAAATATCAGCAATTTAGAATTTCGGGGGATCGAGAATAAAACCAGACTCAGTTTACTTACCCAAACGGCTTCGATCAACGATGAAGTGGTGGCGTCAACGCTGAAGCTCAACGGGAACGAAGCCACCTGGCACGTTACGGGCACTGCCGATCCGGCGGATCGTGAGTATGATCTGGCGTTGTATGCGGATGGTAAACCGCTTGAACTGGCTTACATTCAAAAACGCTTTAACCTAAAGCTGCAAGCCGACACCGTGCGGGCACAACTGCGCGATGTAGACCGCGCAGGCGATGAGTTTCGTCTGGAAGGGGTCGGCTCGGTTCGTAATCTGCGTATTAACCACCCGGCTATTGCTCGCACCGATGTGCTTGTTCCGCAGGCTTCGATGGATGCCAATCTGTTTGTGGGCGAAAATTACGTAGGAGTTGATAGCTCGTCGGTTCTTCGGCTGGGCGAGGCCAGCGCACGACCCTTCGTAAAATACACGCTGAAACCAGCAAAAATATACGAAGTACAACTGCACACCGACCAACAAGATGCGCAGGCTGTCTTTAATTCGTTTCCGCAAGGGCTATTCGAATCGCTGGAAGGTATGCAGGTGGCGGGTAAATTGAAATACGATATGGTGTTTCAGTTGGACACTTCGCTGCCCGATTCCGTAAAATTTGAGTCGGGTTTAACTCAGGAAGGGTTCAAGATCCTAAAGATGGGACGGACGGACTTTACGATTATCAATCAGCCGTTCATTTATACCCCGTACGAAAAAGACAAACCCGTTCGGGATATTGTCGTTGGTCCCGACAATCCGGATTACACACCCCTGAACCAGATCTCGCCCGACCTGCGGAACGCTCTGCTAACTTCGGAAGACTATAATTTCTTTACGCACAAAGGCTTCAACGAGAAAGCGTTCCGGGTGTCGATTGCGACGAATTTCAAGGAGAAATCCTTTAAACGAGGAGCGAGCACGATTTCCATGCAGCTCGTAAAAAATGCCTTCCTGAACCGCAACAAAACGCTGTCGCGCAAGGTCGAAGAGATTCTCATCGTCTGGCTTATCGAAAACGAGCGCATCATCTCCAAGGAGCGGATGTACGAAGTTTACCTGAACATCATCGAGTGGGGACGCAATATTTACGGTATTGGCGAAGCGGCCCGGTATTATTTTTCCAAACGGCCCGCCGATCTGAATTTAGGCGAAAGTATTTTCCTCGCCTTTGTCGTTCCTCGCCCTAAGCGCGCGCTCGATTGGTTTCTGCCTGATGGGTCACTCCAGGCTCGTAACGTACGCGGTTACTTCCGGCTTATCGGCAGGATTATGGCGCGCCGTGGCTTAACTGCTCCCGATTCGGGAGCCTATGGCTTCTACAACGTTCGGCTACGGGAAGGACTACGTCGTCAGATTGCACCGGTTGATTCTCTGTATCAGACCGACAGCCTGATGACCGAACCCATTGATGGGATCGACGTGGAGAATGACGAAGGAAATGGAATTGGTAATTTCTTCCGGCGGCTGTTTAAAGGCTCCAAAAGCGACCGGGATAATAACCGGACGGACGAACAGCCAACGGTTCAACCCGAAAGTAATACTCCTTTTTCTGGCGAAACAGCACCAACGGATACCGTGAAAACGCGTAAACAATTACGCCAGGAGCGTAGGGAACGAAAGCGTCGGGAAAAAGAAGAGGAGCGATTACGCGAAGAATCCGGCAATCCGTAA
- a CDS encoding 30S ribosomal protein S16 — protein sequence MAVKIRLSRRGRKRMAIYDIVVAESTSPRDGRFIEKIGSYNPNTDPATVVLKSERAVHWLLVGAQPTDTTRSVLSHEGIMYRKHLQVGVNKGAISQEQADEKFSTWKEDKENRKAGAAETKTQTKEQARAARLDAEKKVNEARAEAIAKKNKVEEPVAEAPAEEAPAAETAAPEETPAAE from the coding sequence ATGGCTGTTAAAATCCGTTTATCGCGTCGTGGACGCAAAAGAATGGCGATATACGACATCGTCGTGGCTGAATCAACATCGCCCCGTGATGGCCGGTTCATCGAGAAAATCGGTTCGTATAACCCCAACACCGACCCTGCAACGGTTGTATTGAAATCGGAGCGGGCCGTACATTGGCTTCTGGTAGGTGCTCAACCAACCGACACAACCCGTTCGGTATTGTCGCACGAAGGCATCATGTACCGCAAGCACCTGCAAGTTGGTGTCAACAAAGGCGCTATCTCGCAGGAACAGGCTGACGAAAAATTCAGTACCTGGAAAGAAGACAAAGAAAATCGTAAGGCAGGTGCTGCTGAAACCAAAACGCAAACGAAAGAGCAGGCTCGTGCCGCTCGTCTGGATGCGGAGAAAAAGGTTAACGAAGCGCGCGCTGAAGCGATTGCCAAAAAGAACAAAGTTGAAGAACCTGTTGCCGAGGCTCCTGCTGAAGAAGCACCCGCTGCGGAAACGGCTGCACCCGAAGAAACACCGGCTGCGGAATAG